Proteins encoded by one window of Lutibacter sp. A64:
- a CDS encoding TolC family protein codes for MKKSILLIFALLLSINLTAQENITLSLDEAISYAMENSYSAINASRDIEAAKKKKWETTTIGLPQISATLDYQNWIKQQVSLIPAEFFGGNEGEFAEIAFGTKHNMNASATLNQLIFDGSYLVGLQSAKVYLQISENAKEKTDLGIREAVINAYGNVLLSEESIKIIEKNIITLEKNLEETTQIYANGFTEEENVEQLQITLATIKSQLSKTKKLKDIAYKMLNITLGLDINKTVVLTDSLSSLSKKNTNLGLLSTELTIENHIDFKIAKNTEKSNELLVKLEQSKALPTLSSFINFGYAGYGESFDFLEKDQQWFDSSLLGVSLKIPIFSSLARSSRTQQAKIELEKARTNLTETEQKLLLQLESAKTEYNYSLEELETSKQNLALAERIENKQQIKFFEGISTSFELTEAQRQLYTMQQNYLQAMLNVIATKAALDNALNISIN; via the coding sequence ATGAAGAAAAGTATATTACTAATTTTTGCATTACTGTTAAGTATTAATTTAACTGCCCAAGAAAACATTACACTTTCTTTAGATGAAGCAATAAGTTATGCAATGGAAAATAGTTATTCAGCAATAAATGCTTCTAGAGATATTGAAGCTGCAAAAAAGAAAAAATGGGAAACAACAACCATTGGATTACCACAAATAAGTGCTACTCTAGACTATCAAAATTGGATTAAACAACAAGTTTCGTTAATTCCAGCTGAATTTTTTGGTGGTAATGAAGGTGAATTTGCTGAAATTGCATTTGGAACAAAACATAATATGAATGCTTCTGCAACCTTAAACCAATTAATTTTTGATGGTTCTTATTTAGTTGGACTACAGTCTGCAAAAGTATACCTACAAATTTCTGAAAATGCTAAAGAAAAAACAGATTTAGGTATTAGAGAAGCTGTTATTAACGCCTATGGAAATGTACTTTTAAGTGAAGAAAGCATAAAAATTATAGAAAAAAACATAATTACGCTAGAAAAAAACTTAGAAGAAACAACACAAATATATGCAAATGGTTTTACTGAAGAAGAAAATGTAGAACAGCTACAAATAACTCTTGCTACCATTAAAAGTCAACTTTCTAAAACTAAAAAATTAAAAGACATTGCTTATAAAATGTTGAATATTACTTTAGGACTAGATATCAATAAAACAGTTGTATTAACAGATTCTTTAAGTAGTCTTTCTAAAAAAAATACAAATTTAGGCTTACTTTCAACCGAATTAACCATAGAAAATCATATTGATTTTAAAATTGCTAAAAACACCGAAAAATCAAACGAATTATTAGTAAAACTAGAACAAAGCAAAGCACTACCAACATTAAGTAGTTTTATTAACTTTGGATATGCTGGTTATGGTGAAAGTTTCGATTTCTTAGAAAAAGATCAACAATGGTTCGATTCTTCATTGCTAGGTGTAAGTTTAAAAATACCTATTTTTAGTAGTTTAGCTAGAAGTTCTAGAACACAACAAGCAAAAATTGAATTAGAAAAAGCCCGTACAAACTTAACAGAAACAGAACAAAAATTATTACTTCAATTAGAATCTGCAAAAACAGAGTACAACTATAGTTTAGAAGAACTAGAAACTTCTAAACAAAATTTAGCATTGGCAGAACGTATAGAAAATAAACAACAAATTAAATTTTTTGAAGGTATTTCAACAAGTTTTGAATTAACTGAAGCCCAAAGACAATTATATACCATGCAACAAAATTATTTACAAGCAATGCTAAATGTTATTGCAACTAAAGCCGCATTAGACAACGCATTAAACATCTCAATCAACTAA
- a CDS encoding TetR/AcrR family transcriptional regulator: MKEEIIKKAGESFLKYGFKSVTMDDIANDLAISKKTIYKHFKNKVELVENTISYFHEMVHNTVMCVCDKKYNAIQENFEIKKIFSKVFEHADNSPMYQLQKYYPKIHLKIIKNEFSMFKDCILKNIEKGIEEEIYRKNIDKELTTKFYFSLMMSVHDTNLHTYNKNTINKLELKALEYHIRAIATLKGLKILEEQLDKNSIT, translated from the coding sequence ATGAAAGAAGAAATTATAAAAAAAGCAGGAGAATCATTTTTAAAGTATGGCTTTAAAAGTGTTACTATGGATGATATTGCCAATGATTTAGCTATTTCAAAAAAGACAATTTACAAGCATTTTAAAAATAAAGTAGAACTTGTAGAAAACACTATTAGTTATTTTCATGAAATGGTACACAACACGGTAATGTGTGTTTGTGATAAAAAATATAATGCTATTCAAGAAAACTTTGAAATTAAAAAAATTTTTTCAAAAGTATTTGAGCATGCAGATAATTCGCCAATGTATCAGCTTCAAAAATATTACCCTAAAATACATTTAAAAATTATTAAAAATGAATTTTCAATGTTTAAAGATTGTATTCTAAAAAATATTGAAAAAGGTATTGAAGAAGAAATTTACAGAAAAAATATTGATAAAGAATTAACAACAAAATTTTATTTCTCACTAATGATGAGTGTGCACGACACTAATCTACACACTTATAACAAAAACACAATCAATAAGTTAGAATTAAAAGCACTGGAATATCATATTAGAGCAATTGCAACATTAAAAGGATTAAAAATTTTAGAAGAACAATTAGATAAAAACTCAATTACATAA
- a CDS encoding polyprenyl synthetase family protein produces MDVVATYKEDFISYLNKKIKVKEPVNLYEPIHYILQIGGKRLRPILTIMICDLFEGNTEQAYDAALAIEVFHNFTLIHDDIMDSAPIRRGKETVHTKWDVNTGILSGDAMMILASQCFNKYEPEIFKKLLLLFNKTALEVCEGQQLDIDFETRNDVSITEYIKMITYKTSVLVAAAMKMGAIIADVSDSEAEKIYNFGLNLGIAFQLQDDFLDTFGDAATFGKQIGGDILENKKTFLYLKALEVCNKEDLEKLLHLYNIESKSETKIKEVTALFNKYNIVDITKSEIENYTEGAFVTLETLAISDAKKQLLKNFGLSLMKRSI; encoded by the coding sequence ATGGATGTAGTTGCTACTTATAAAGAAGATTTTATTAGTTATTTAAATAAAAAAATTAAGGTAAAAGAGCCTGTAAATTTATACGAACCAATACATTATATTTTGCAGATAGGAGGTAAGCGTTTACGTCCAATTTTAACAATTATGATCTGCGATTTATTTGAAGGTAATACTGAACAAGCCTACGATGCGGCTTTAGCAATTGAGGTTTTTCATAATTTTACGTTAATACACGACGATATTATGGATAGTGCTCCAATTAGAAGAGGTAAAGAAACTGTTCATACAAAATGGGATGTGAATACCGGAATTTTATCTGGAGATGCTATGATGATTTTAGCATCGCAATGTTTTAATAAGTATGAACCTGAAATTTTTAAAAAATTACTGCTTTTATTCAATAAAACTGCTTTAGAAGTTTGTGAAGGACAACAGCTAGATATTGATTTTGAAACCAGAAACGATGTAAGTATTACGGAATATATTAAAATGATTACTTATAAAACATCTGTTTTAGTTGCAGCTGCAATGAAAATGGGTGCTATTATTGCTGATGTTTCTGATAGTGAAGCCGAAAAAATATATAATTTTGGTTTAAATCTAGGTATAGCATTTCAATTGCAAGACGACTTTTTAGATACCTTTGGTGATGCAGCAACTTTTGGAAAACAAATTGGAGGTGATATTCTTGAGAATAAAAAAACATTTTTATATCTAAAAGCTTTAGAAGTTTGTAATAAAGAAGATTTAGAGAAATTATTACACCTATATAATATAGAGAGTAAGTCCGAAACTAAAATAAAAGAAGTAACAGCTCTTTTTAATAAGTATAATATTGTTGATATTACAAAAAGTGAAATAGAAAATTATACTGAAGGTGCATTTGTAACTTTAGAAACGTTAGCTATTTCTGATGCTAAAAAACAACTATTAAAAAACTTTGGATTAAGTTTAATGAAGCGAAGTATTTAA
- a CDS encoding AraC family transcriptional regulator, whose translation MRFFLLLLLIPYLVFSQTNTDIQSKKFDSIFYQVAVNISSANPTKALYLADSLSIYADNEQQKIKSQILFADILAKQEKKGEAINKLLEVLEIAKQEKEYAYQARIYGFLSTLYRDIGFIDKGRNFINKGMKVSDFISDNDRRLKYIALCNQELAEYAFDEKNYNRTIEYLHLANLTFEKEENLDHRNFVLATTHEMLGHSYDALEVRDSALAYFSKANIFINKAGAGSSIWASSIYHGYGKAFLKFKNIDSAGVYLKKALAISEKSENPNLKEQVFKSISEYYNQIKQLDSFTKYNIKYITQLNENTKNKKLIVNSAYNALNINSNKSDVVPKSDNYIVIFSVLAIALLIFMYLKTKKIFSNTNNKTLIIDNSKTTDIVLPKKTEEDLVEKLKEFEASNGFLDKNMSLPTLIGLLNTNTKYFRNFLKNYKNTDYTHYINNLRINYIKNKLTTDKAYLNYKISYLADECGFSSHSKFSACFKDITGYSPSEFIEDIKNSN comes from the coding sequence ATGCGTTTTTTTTTACTCTTATTATTAATTCCTTATTTGGTTTTTTCGCAAACCAATACCGACATTCAATCTAAAAAATTTGATTCTATATTCTACCAAGTTGCAGTAAATATATCTTCTGCAAATCCTACAAAAGCATTATACTTAGCAGATTCTCTTTCTATATATGCTGATAATGAACAACAAAAAATAAAATCGCAAATACTTTTTGCTGATATTTTAGCAAAGCAAGAAAAAAAGGGGGAAGCGATTAATAAACTATTAGAAGTTTTAGAAATTGCTAAACAAGAAAAAGAATATGCATATCAAGCCAGAATTTATGGTTTTTTATCTACCCTATACAGAGATATAGGTTTTATAGATAAAGGTAGAAATTTTATAAATAAAGGTATGAAGGTTAGCGATTTTATTTCTGATAATGATAGAAGGTTAAAATATATTGCATTGTGTAATCAAGAATTAGCTGAATATGCATTTGACGAAAAAAATTACAATAGAACTATAGAATATTTACATTTAGCTAATCTTACGTTTGAAAAAGAAGAAAATTTAGATCACAGAAACTTTGTATTGGCTACTACGCACGAAATGTTAGGCCATTCGTATGATGCTTTAGAAGTACGAGATAGTGCATTAGCGTATTTTTCAAAGGCTAATATTTTTATAAATAAAGCTGGAGCGGGTAGTTCAATTTGGGCTTCTTCTATTTACCATGGTTATGGAAAAGCTTTTCTAAAATTCAAAAATATTGATAGTGCTGGTGTATATTTAAAAAAAGCACTTGCAATTTCAGAAAAAAGTGAAAATCCAAATTTAAAAGAGCAAGTTTTTAAAAGTATTTCCGAATATTATAATCAAATTAAACAATTAGATAGTTTTACAAAGTACAATATCAAATATATTACTCAATTAAATGAGAATACAAAAAATAAAAAATTAATAGTAAACAGTGCATATAATGCACTTAACATAAATTCAAATAAAAGTGATGTTGTACCCAAAAGTGATAATTATATAGTTATATTTTCGGTTTTAGCTATAGCACTATTAATTTTTATGTATTTAAAAACAAAAAAAATATTCTCTAATACAAATAATAAAACTCTTATAATTGATAATAGTAAAACAACAGATATTGTGCTTCCTAAAAAAACAGAGGAAGATCTTGTTGAAAAATTAAAAGAGTTTGAAGCTTCCAATGGCTTTTTAGATAAAAACATGTCTTTGCCAACTCTAATAGGTTTGTTAAATACAAATACTAAATATTTTAGGAATTTTCTTAAAAATTATAAAAATACAGATTATACCCACTACATTAATAATTTAAGAATAAATTATATTAAAAATAAGCTAACTACAGATAAAGCTTATTTAAATTATAAAATAAGTTATTTGGCAGATGAATGTGGTTTTTCTTCTCATAGTAAATTTTCTGCATGTTTCAAAGATATAACTGGATATAGTCCTTCAGAATTTATTGAAGATATTAAAAACTCCAATTAA